In Festucalex cinctus isolate MCC-2025b chromosome 1, RoL_Fcin_1.0, whole genome shotgun sequence, the sequence TGCTGGTCACCAATGGTACATTTGATTACTTTTTGAAATAGGGACTCATGTGCTGCTGTTTTATTCTGCTCACAGCCAATCAGCAATGCAGATTTCATTGTTCCAGTAGAGATCGACGGCACAGTTCATCAGGTAATACACCCACAGTGATATACATGCCTTGATTTGGGTTTGAGCTCCTCACGCGCGCGCCCCCACGTGGCGAGCCACAAACAAGAAATGGTTGTTATCTAATTCAAGTAATCCAGGATAGGCTGTGTTTATCCTGGTTGGCCTATTCATGATTACTTGCTCTAGGTGACAGCCTCGACTTCAAAATGGAGCGGATGATGTCGCAACTGTGAGTGACAGTTCCGTTTGAAAAGCACGCAAGTTTTTGTGGCGACCTTCTTCTTATGTGATGCTAACGCTTGGCCTTCATGCAGGTGTATGTGCTCAAACGACCGCACGTGGACGAGTTCCTTCAAAAGATGGGCGAGTTGTTTGAATGTGTGCTCTTCACCGCCAGTCTTGCAAAGGTGTGTTTTGACCGAGCGAGAGACGACTGCCACTCGGCTTTTACTTACAAGTCagtcatggtcattttcttttgCCCTCTCAACCTTTCGCACTTCTTCTGCTTTTATGTCTCTTGACAGTTAGAAGTGGGTAAGtgggagaaaaacaaatgtgaaacTCTAGAAGTGTTCCAGAATATTGCAAAACCCTCTCCTGACATAGACCAGGGGTCAACAACCTTTCCTAGAAacagagccattttaggcaaaAATAAGTCGTACAAAAATATGTCTGGAGCGACAAAATATTTGAAGATTTTGATGAAGGAAGGAGTGTGTTAGTATTGGTCTAATGTACTGAAGACCCAAGAGCTAATTCGAACTGCaccataacacaaaaatatgtagCATCCAATAATACAGGTAGTCTATTTTTattcatactttttatttttctgcctttctgtcaaatttctgacatttaagGCAATTTTATGGCCATATTAcgctaattttctgcctctctacttctttggacattttatggctattttctgacatttttggcaatgttgtggacattttaaataataaataataatatatgtattttgtatAACGCTTTTCAAGATACTCAGACGCTTACAGTCATTTTTgcgatttcttcttttgttttaggtcattttatggttactttttgagcattttctttcctgccatttttttaaaatcgtttttctgacattttggggaattttgtgaacatttgatggtaattttggggatttcttcttttgtttttggacactttatagttactttttgtatgttttttttccctgtcttttctttttttttaaaataattttctcactttttttttttttttttttttgccaattccaAAAAGATTTTATGGTGATTGTttgtattcttttgtttttgaacattttatagctacttttgtaaggttttttttttctgcctttttcttAAATTCTctgccatttttagcaattccgaagacattttatggtaattttctgcttttcctcttccttttggacattttatgatcactttttagactgtgttaattttttaaaccttttcatctacctttcgtctctcttaacaaatttggactctgacattttttaagtatttaattattgttttttttttttttaaatctaaataatGAATTCATTTATAGAATATTGTATCTTaagaaaaaatgtttagaaaaaaaagagctgcaggttgcagacccctgacaTAGACAGTGTACTTTGTATCCTCTAGCTATTGTGTGTGTAGTGTTTCAGGCGTATTGGCTTGTGACACAATTTTATAAAATCTGGCTGACTTGAGGACATGGTTAATATTTATCTTCCCAGCATACTAACAGCATGTTTGTTTGGATGTGACTTGCATAGTACGCAGACCCCGTGGCAGACCTGCTGGACCAGTGGGGCGTGTTCAGAGCGCGACTCTTCAGAGAGTCCTGCGTGTTCCACAGAGGCAACTACGTTAAGGACCTCAGCCAGCTCGGACGAGAGCTCAGCAACGTCATCATCGTTGACAACTCGCCCGCCTCGTACATTTTTCACCCGGAAAATGCGGTGAGTTGCTTTACTGGATGGCACCTAATCCACGATTCATTATTTTCAATAGTATgtcatttgtgctttttttttctcccaccccctTTCACTATGACTTCATGGTTCGAGCTgaaaaatgtagttaaaaatataTCTGCAAACAGTAATTTGTGGTTGTAACCatgtcaaactaaaaaaaaaaaaaaaaaaaaaaagaaaatccgtcAACCAGCTGTAACAATCTGCTTTTAGAGCCGAGACCAGTCAAACAGTTGCGTGTGCTGAAAGaagaagataaaaataaaagaaaaaaaagattggtgGCCATAGTAGAGGCCAAGTCATGATAAAAACAACACAGTTATACCACTTGAAGGTTTGGAACCTCTTTGAACGTGTTCACGCTTGTAATTTGGTGCTCTGGTCTAgaccaaagcatttttttttttatcacactttttttatttttttattttttttatttatttatttatttatttttattttgttgagatGACAAACTATTTTTAGATTGTGCCAGGTGTTCATTCTGGGTTACCGTGGAAGATACAGTTGACGATGTCTCCAAGTGGAGCACACGTGACTAACAATGTATCAAAAATTTGTCTGCTATTAGTCTCATTGTTTGGTGAAGGACTGGTCACGCATTTACATCACACTGTTGGTTTGTTATAACGGAATCAAAATGATTGACAATTAAGTGTCAACACTGAagatttcattctagaatccaGATGATTGAGTAATTTGTTTTGAAGCAACCAAGGCAATATGGAGATAGGGatttttgataccacttttttttccacacccaTACCAGGAAGAGTACTCaagtcttgagtagtcaccgataccgtaCTTATGATACATACAATTTGTAAAAAGAATTatctattcttctcatttctagttcctgatcataaaatggacAAAATCAGCCCCTGTTGTGAGTACTGttgccttgaaataaggccaagtgtcggtactcacccatccctcaTCAAAACATTATGAGAATGATTACCAATAAGTTTTCTCCAGCACCGATACAGTGTccattattagtagtcaaggaggccaataaccGATAATTGAAGCTGATATTAGTTTGCAGcagagcaggggtggcaaactgcagtcctcgagggccggagtcctgcaggttttatcgATTTCCCTACtcaaagtgcagctgattccaattatcaggcttgttatcaggcttctgcaaagcttgccgatgagctgatcatgaatctgctgtgttgaagaagggaaatatccaaaacctgcaggactgcgaccCTCGAGGATCAGATCTCTCCACCCCTGCAGTAAAGTGAGCGCCTGCATACTTGCACCTCGGCACCTGctgatttgcattttttttaagttacgttttttttctaataaaataaataaataaaaatttcccAATTTCCCAACATTTTTCTTGCAAAAcgcatgttgattttttttttaagggaaagtcaacccaaaaatgttcgatacaatatgttctatacagctccactagtctaacagcggcattctgattaatattgtgtttgtgcaatatgagtagagcagcaaaatccagcatttATCTATTtctgggggcagccattttgccacttgctgtaaaCTGAAAATGAGCTCAGgtggtaacagccaatcactgctcagcttcagaaagcaggtgagctgctAAGGTGGTGAAATGGCCTCTGTGTTAATTATGAATTATCattgtataatatttttttttttttttttattaatgcagTTGAAGACAGCACTGGTATAGAACTGCAGTGttttatattgttaaaaaaaaaaaaaagtctccctcTGGGAGTGACGATGTAACCAAAATATGGTAAACACCTCTTCGTATGATGAAACCCATTTCTACACTACTGTACTATAAATTACAATCATTCTGTTATTAAGTGAAAAGCTTGTGCTTATTGGATGTTGGAGGTTTtgtgggaaaacaaaaacaaacaaaaaaacgagggAACCACCTTTGTAATTGTCACCCCAGGTCCCGGTCCAGTCCTGGTTTGATGACATGAATGACACGGAGCTGCTGGACCTGCTGCCGTTCTTTGAGGGACTCAGCAAAGAAGAGGAGGTTTACGGGGTCCTCCAGAATCTGAGGGGCAGGTAGCAGGACCCGGCCCGGCACGTCTTCGCTCtccatcttcctcctctttcCGCCTGTGAAACTTTCGCTCTTCAACACGTCTCACGGCTGATGTGCCGCGGGTGCACCCACCCGCTCTCGTGCCCTGGAGACTGGCGGCATTCGTCGTGCTGTCCCAGGTGATAAGAAATACACTTAATTACATAAGGAGCACTGGTTTTAACACAAACAACACAAGTACATCATGAGATGATTTCAAGTTGACACCAAGAGGAACGAActctggtttttattttcaaaccaACCAAGTTTTAATATTTGGTTAagtgcttcaaaccaaaaaaaataaaaaaatcgtcaTTTTGTCTGAAACTTCTAATGTGGAACTGCACAAAGGTGGGAAAGGATTTTGTGCTTGTGTTGTCCCTATGCAGGCAGTCTGTGGTCGCGGAAAGGACTGTGACTTTTTTCTTATTGAATGAAGTGCCTTGTGTGTGAGTGTTGTTTCTACGCAAACTACAATATTTTCTACATGGCATATTCCCCGAGTGCTCCACTGTTTTCACACATAATATGCTTTCGAGTGGACACACAAGTATCCTTATATCACATTTTtcctccgtttttttttttgaatcatTAAATGTCtctgtgtttgttttctttctgaATGCCTGTGCCATCATGTAAACGTGACTTTTGTGTCTTTCTTGCTGTTATTGTTTTATATGTAGCGAGTTGATTTGTAACTGTAAGCCTGACGATCCCAGCTGCAAgttattctgttttgttttgttttgttttgttttgttttgtggtttTTATCTTGAAACTCAGATGTGCCATTTATTTTGGTTTCTCCCTTTTTATTAGTTGCCAAACTATAAACTACTTTTAATGCGCTTGTGTTAAGCAGGTGTTCATCTGATAGTATTGCAAATTCTTATGCTTTTAATATTCTgctgtttgttattgttttgtcatGTCAAGCCACGTCACACTGcgatgttatttttgttttgttttccccctccGGAATTGTACAATTGGGTCAAGTGCCATGCTTGGGTCCCTCACACCACACGAGGTCAGCGTTTCTCAGTCAGGACTGATCACATGACCCTTTTTCTTCCTGGTCAAGTTGGTGAGGCGCGTCATTAGTCGTGCGTGTTTGTCCATGCGTGTGGCGTTTACCTTCAGAGACTCTTTTGAACTGCTCTTCACCTCAGTGCCTGTTTTGAGAGGAGCCACGCACACAATGCCGTAACATTTGCTATCATGGCAATAAGCGTTTTATTTGGGGAGGGGTGTAAGTTGCGATCCTAATGCGGAGCACTTAGCACGCAGTACAAGTTTGGTTGGGCTGGCCCATGCAATCCTCACAGTGCTCTTCAGTTTTCGTGGACGACGTTTCCGTTAACTATGTGGTCAgaccatatttaaattaaaagattttttttttcttttaagtttcCAAAATATTACAGAAATTACATTGTGGCGGCAACAGTAGCCAAAAGGTGTTAAGAATCAgtatattcatttaaaaaaaataatgacgtgtcaaactcaaggctagATCTGGTCTGCCACATTTCATGTTGCCCACAAAAACAGATTATGTGCATCGACTTCACGTTTCTtgctaaaatgtcaaatttgtaAATTGTCTTCACCAgatattgcaagcatttttATATACCAATCccccttttaaaataaatgtaacatttGAACAGTTAACAGGCCTCTGATTGCAAAACTAGTGATTCATCGATTTGTGTTTGTATTGTAATATGGCCTTCTGCTGGAAACTACAATTTGACCCgcaacaaaaatgagtttgacacccaaTTTATGTCTGTTGTACATCAGGTGTACCAATCATCTGAAACACGGTGCCATCTTTTATATAACCCACACAAGTAATGACATTTACCTCTACTGTATTGTTCGTTTAAATCATAACATCAAAACGTCCACATTTGTTTTCAAGGTCAAAGCCAGCTGATCCTCCAGACATGTTCTCGTTTGTGATGGGAGTGTTTTGTTTATGGTGGTTTCAGTCCTTTTTATAAGACTCTTCTCAACCTGCAGATGATTTACTTGCTCTGAAAAATGTTTGTATCATTGTGATATTTTTCTACCTTTTGTCAGTATTTGGTTGAAAAAGTTGCATCGTATTCATGATCCCCTCCAGCATCCCCACCGCTGCCTCAGCCTTTTTTGATCCTACTTGCCTGTGGTGGAGACACTGTCAGGTCTTTTCTTTCCTATTCAGGGAACGCGCGCGTGTGCATGTGCTGATGGGTTTTCTTTTGGACATCACCTCACTTAAAAGTCATCATTTGGTTTATGAGTTCAGAGTTCTGAAACACTGAGTTCACTGTGCTTTTGTTCTTTGGCTGGTGTAGAGGGGTGgtcaaatttcacatttttctcaCTATGTTTAAACACTTAAGTTCTTATTGGGTATACGTGTGTGTACTGTCACcctcagcatccttttttttttttttttgtctttccataataaaaaaaaaatgcttcattcaAACAAGTTTCTCATGTGTGAATGTTGAGCATTATTAGGAGGAGATGCAAGAAATTACTGTAATTTCTGTGAGTTGTAATATGACCTCATTACAGAAGGGCATTATCTGGGGGGAAGAACATCTAAAGTAATATGGTGTGagacaaaaaatattgatttaacTTATGTAGCTATCTCTGGAGAGGCTACTGTATTACCAACACTGCTGTCCAAcgtccattttgacattttaaatgttaGATATACACCACTGCATAGCTTACGGACCCATGAAAACACGAGTTCTAGCCATTACACATA encodes:
- the LOC144002803 gene encoding CTD small phosphatase-like protein isoform X1, with the protein product MDHMSIITQVSNPKEEEIISFNQEKASQSNSSIKKQRSRSIFSTFFCCFRNQNVEPPATNSNTATLPQPPPEENGSPPKSDQVEVLPVPIPPAKYLLPEMKISDYGKKCVVIDLDETLVHSSFKPISNADFIVPVEIDGTVHQVYVLKRPHVDEFLQKMGELFECVLFTASLAKYADPVADLLDQWGVFRARLFRESCVFHRGNYVKDLSQLGRELSNVIIVDNSPASYIFHPENAVPVQSWFDDMNDTELLDLLPFFEGLSKEEEVYGVLQNLRGR
- the LOC144002803 gene encoding CTD small phosphatase-like protein isoform X2 encodes the protein MDHMSIITQVSNPKEEEIISFNQEKASQSNSSIKKQRSRSIFSTFFCCFRNQNVEPPATNSNTATLPQPPPEENGSPPKPPAKYLLPEMKISDYGKKCVVIDLDETLVHSSFKPISNADFIVPVEIDGTVHQVYVLKRPHVDEFLQKMGELFECVLFTASLAKYADPVADLLDQWGVFRARLFRESCVFHRGNYVKDLSQLGRELSNVIIVDNSPASYIFHPENAVPVQSWFDDMNDTELLDLLPFFEGLSKEEEVYGVLQNLRGR